A stretch of Sebastes fasciatus isolate fSebFas1 chromosome 19, fSebFas1.pri, whole genome shotgun sequence DNA encodes these proteins:
- the nadk2 gene encoding NAD kinase 2, mitochondrial isoform X1: MTRRSVVNLLCLGTRAVSLLYGNPLRPLHTSLCTASSQPKAGFKPEKVAVVTKTTRYEFEQQRYLYAGLSEEDLKQLLAMKGSSYSGLLERHNIHTNNVEHVVKCLRTEGIEVRVVKRGEYDEEVVRWADAIISAGGDGTMLLVASKVLSKDKPVVGVNTDPERSEGHLCLPVRYTRAFPEALEKLCRGEFRWLWRQRIRVNLEGTGINPTPVDLHEQQLSLEQHSQAHRITTMDSQRSTTPAPTMSTGTLHESFSRPSLLPVRSLNEIFIGESLSSRGKLNSFTPHVNLLLHRASYYEISVDDGPWEKQKNSGLSICTGTGSKAWSYNINKLTEQAVEEVLKIGNSQTGLDIQLNRDVIEKVTDEYNESLVFSPDDRRLFYSIREPIVNRVFSSSRQRGFASKVSVRSRCWDACMVVDGGTSFEFNDGAIATISMSEEDQLRTVDLDN; encoded by the exons ATGACTCGCCGCTCAGTGGTGAACTTGCTCTGCCTTGGGACTCGAGCTGTCAGCCTGCTGTATGGAAACCCACTTCGCCCCCTCCACACTTCACTGTGCACCGCCTCATCGCAGCCAAAAGCTGGATTCAAACCGGAGAAAGTGGCCGTGGTTACAAAGACTACGAGATATGAGTTTGAACAGCAGCGGTATCTCTACGCAGGACTCTCTGAAGAGGACTTGAAACAGCTG CTTGCTATGAAGGGCTCCAGCTACAGCGGCCTGCTGGAAAGACACAACATCCACACTAACAATGTGGAACACGTTGTGAAATGCCTGAG GACAGAAGGCATTGAGGTACGAGTTGTGAAGAGAGGAGAATATGATGAAGAAGTAGTTCGATGGGCAGATGCCATTATCTCTGCTGGAG GTGATGGGACAATGCTACTTGTTGCCAGTAAGGTTTTAAGCAAGGACAAACCAGTTGTTGGAGTTAACACAGACCCTGAGAG GTCAGAAGGTCATCTGTGCCTGCCTGTGCGCTACACTCGGGCCTTCCCAGAGGCACTGGAGAAACTCTGTCGTGGTGAGTTCAG GTGGCTGTGGCGTCAGAGGATCCGTGTGAACTTGGAGGGCACAGGAATCAATCCCACCCCCGTTGACCTGCACGAACAGCAGCTGAGCCTGGAGCAGCACAGCCAAGCTCACCGCATCACCACCATGGACAGCCAGCGGAGTACGACGCCAGCACCCACCATGT CGACGGGAACACTACATGAGAGCTTCTCCAGGCCGAGTCTCCTCCCCGTCAGAAGCCTGAATGAAATCTTCATCGGAGAATCTCTGTCCTCCAG GGGGAAGTTAAACTCCTTCACACCCCATGTTAACCTCTTGCTCCACAGGGCTTCCTACTATGAGATCTCTGTGGATGATGGCCCATGGGAAAAGCAGAAGAATTCAGGACTCAGCATTTGTACAGGAACAGGATCCAAAGCCTG GTCATATAACATCAACAAACTGACAGAACAAGCTGTGGAGGAGGTTCTAAAAATCG GAAACTCTCAAACAGGTCTTGATATCCAACTTAATCGTGACGTCATTGAAAAGG ttacTGACGAATACAACGAGTCTCTGGTGTTCAGTCCGGATGACAGACGGTTGTTCTACAGCATCAGGGAGCCCATCGTCAACCGAGTCTTCTCCAGCAGTCGGCAGAGAGGCTTCGCCAGCAA GGTGTCTGTCCGCTCGCGGTGTTGGGACGCCTGCATGGTGGTCGACGGCGGGACTTCATTTGAGTTCAACGACGGTGCCATCGCTACAATCAGCATGAGCGAGGAGGATCAGCTCCGGACAGTCGATCTGGATAACTGA
- the spra gene encoding sepiapterin reductase a, with protein MSTPTNQDLGRALCIITGASRGFGRTIAREMSRLVKPGSALVLTARSGDDLRAVQAELAESEAGRAGLLVECVVADLSQMEGLEKVVTASKDAFSEDIDHVILVNNAASLGDVSRYAKSFTDMAEVDSYLSLNVSSSLCLTANVLQAFPQRPGLRRTVINITSLCALQAFPSWVLYCTGKAAREMMFNVLVKEEPDLRVLSYSPGPLDTAMQVTARSKTADPNLRKSFTDMHAQGTLLTCEVSCAKLMKLLLEDTYASGAHIDVFDL; from the exons ATGTCGACTCCTACGAACCAGGACCTGGGCCGTGCGCTCTGCATCATCACCGGGGCCTCCAGAGGCTTCGGGCGGACCATCGCGAGAGAGATGTCCCGGTTGGTGAAGCCCGGCTCGGCGCTCGTCCTCACGGCCCGCTCCGGTGATGACCTGCGGGCTGTGCAGGCGGAGCTGGCCGAGTCTGAGGCCGGCAGAGCGGGCCTGCTGGTGGAGTGTGTGGTGGCAGATCTGAGTCAGATGGAAGGACTGGAGAAGGTTGTCACAGCATCTAAGGACGCTTTCTCTGAGGATATTGATCACGTTATACTGGTCAACAACGCAG CCTCCCTGGGGGACGTGTCCCGCTACGCCAAAAGCTTCACCGACATGGCCGAGGTGGACTCTTACTTGTCTCTCAACGTCAGCTCCTCCCTGTGCCTCACCGCCAACGTCCTGCAGGCTTTCCCACAGCGTCCAGGTCTGCGGCGCACCGTGATCAACATCACCTCGCTGTGCGCCCTGCAGGCTTTCCCCTCCTGGGTGCTGTACTGCACCGGCAAGGCCGCCAGAGAGATGATGTTCAATGTGCTGGTGAAGGAGGAGCCGGACCTCCGGGTGCTCAGCTACTCTCCAG GGCCTCTGGACACGGCCATGCAGGTGACAGCCAGATCCAAAACAGCCGATCCCAACCTCaggaagtcttttaccgacaTGCACGCTCAGGGCACGCTGCTCACCTGTGAGGTGTCCTGTGCCAAGCTGATGAAGCTGCTTCTGGAAGACACCTACGCATCAGGAGCTCACATCGACGTCTTTGACCTCTAG
- the LOC141757509 gene encoding excitatory amino acid transporter 1-like: MQRFREGIHIRTMKAKRKVEEISKEDIQAFLKKNAFVLFTVAAVVVGIGLGFALRPFKMTYREMKYFSFPGELLMRMLQMLVLPLLVSSLITGMAALDSKASGKMGMRAVIYYMTTTFIAVFIGILVVLIIHPGKGSKEEFGKQQKIEQISPADAFLDLIRNMFPPNLVQACTQQFKTKYGKRIVHVTVTVNDTLFNSTNGTQEVMDITREEVIPVAGHVNGVNALGLVVFSMCFGLIIGNMKEQGQLLRDFFDGLNEAIMRLVAIIMWYAPIGILFLIAGKIVEMDDLTQMGGQLGMYTITVIIGLSIHGVLILPTLYFVITRQNPFIFIAGLLQALVTALGTSSSSATLPVTFKCLEENNKIDKRITRFVLPVGATINMDGTALYEALAAIFIAQVNNVEMNFGQIITISITATAASIGAAGIPQAGLVTMVIVLTSVGLPTDDITLIIAVDWFLDRLRTTTNVLGDSIGAGIVEFLSRHELRSKDVEMGNSVLEEKERKKPYKLISQDSDFENDKHAHSESNM; this comes from the exons ATGCAGCGATTCAGGGAAGGCATTCACATACGTACGATGAAGGCAAAGAGGAAAGTGGAGGAGATCTCCAAAGAGGACATCCAGGCTTTCCTCAAGAAGAACGCCTTTGTGCTCTTTACAGTCGCGGCAGTTGTCGTTG gtatTGGTCTGGGATTCGCGCTCCGCCCATTTAAGATGACCTATCGAGAGATGAAGTACTTCTCTTTCCCTGGAGAGCTGTTGATGAGGATGCTTCAGATGCTTGTTCTCCCCTTACTGGTCTCCAGTCTAATAACAG GAATGGCAGCTTTGGACAGCAAAGCCTCAGGAAAGATGGGCATGAGAGCCGTGATCTACTACATGACCACGACCTTTATCGCAGTCTTCATTGGCATCTTAGTCGTCCTCATCATCCACCCGGGAAAAGGATCGAAAGAGGAGTTTGGAAAGCAGCAGAAGATCGAGCAAATCAGTCCTGCTGATGCCTTCTTAGATCTGATCAG AAATATGTTTCCCCCAAACTTGGTCCAAGCCTGCACACAGCAG TTCAAAACCAAATATGGAAAACGAATAGTCCATGTGACTGTGACGGTGAATGACACCCTCTTCAACTCGACCAACGGCACCCAGGAGGTGATGGACATTACCCGGGAGGAAGTGATCCCAGTGGCGGGTCATGTGAACGGGGTCAACGCCCTCGGGCTGGTGGTCTTCTCCATGTGCTTTGGTCTAATAATTGGCAACATGAAGGAGCAGGGCCAGCTCCTGAGGGATTTCTTCGACGGCCTCAATGAAGCGATCATGCGCCTGGTTGCCATCATCATGTG gtATGCTCCCATTGGCATCCTGTTCCTGATAGCAGGAAAGATTGTGGAGATGGATGATCTGACGCAGATGGGCGGCCAGCTGGGCATGTATACCATCACAGTTATCATCGGCTTATCGATCCACGGAGTTCTTATTCTTCCCACTCTTTATTTTGTTATCACTCGGCAAAACCCCTTTATCTTCATCGCTGGGCTCCTGCAAGCTCTGGTAACAGCCCTGGGGACCTCCTCCAG CTCGGCCACGCTCCCTGTCACCTTTAAATGTCTGGAGGAGAACAACAAAATCGACAAGCGAATCACACGTTTCGTGCTGCCTGTGGGCGCCACCATCAATATGGACGGAACGGCTCTGTACGAAGCACTGGCAGCCATCTTCATTGCCCAGGTCAACAATGTGGAGATGAACTTTGgtcagatcatcaccatcag TATTACAGCAACTGCAGCCAGTATCGGAGCCGCCGGCATCCCTCAGGCAGGCCTGGTCACCATGGTGATTGTACTGACCTCTGTTGGACTTCCTACTGATGACATCACTCTCATCATTGCAGTTGATTGGTTCCT GGACCGTCTGCGCACCACAACCAATGTTTTGGGGGATTCGATCGGAGCCGGCATCGTGGAGTTCCTGTCTCGACACGAGCTCCGCAGCAAAGACGTGGAGATGGGAAACTCAGtgctggaggagaaggagaggaagaaaccCTACAAGCTCATCTCCCAGGATAGTGATtttgaaaatgacaaacatgCTCACAGTGAATCAAACATGTAG
- the skp2 gene encoding S-phase kinase-associated protein 2 isoform X1 produces MPKHSSMPLQDLPCLSLQGSMLSQSSKRINKRKSRGSLLSEGLDIECTPTELIQQWSPRHKHQRLLSKGKENDDGNQFVLARRSRRKKEATSCISWDHLPDELLLRILFYIPLQDLLKMSTVCQRWHRLAFDESLWHSVDLEGLTHAGPALQQVLKTGIRMLRCPRSFVEELHFTGSSPLQMVLMDLSSSIIPTSSLESIIGHCSLLECLSLEGLQLSDNIISSVAKNPNLLQLNLSGCSGFSADALTDMLQSCSSMEQLNISWCDFDNNHVKSVVNNVSSSVTDLNLSGYRESLMLDDVKVLVTRCPHIQSLDLSDSTLLMADSFPVLKQLKHLLHLSLSRCYHIHLAALTDLGKTFPMLSLLDVFGIVNGSHLSSLKKEMPRVSINSRPFSSIARPTPATRLIGYFMWNRKCRLRFKL; encoded by the exons ATGCCGAAACACAG CAGCATGCCACTGCAGGATCTGCCCTGCCTCAGTCTGCAGGGCTCCATGTTGTCTCAGTCCTCCAAGAGGATCAACAAACGCAAGTCCAGAGGCAGCCTCCTCAGTGAAGGTCTAGACATTGAATGCACCCCAACAGAGCTCATCCAGCAGTGGTCACCACGACACAAGCACCAGCGGCTCCTCAGCAAGGGGAAAGAGAATGATGACGGCAACCAGTTTGTCCTAGCCAGGAGATCAAGGAGGAAAAAAGAAGCCACGTCGT GTATTTCATGGGACCACCTACCTGACGAGCTGCTTCTCAGGATCCTCTTCTATATCCCTCTGCAGGACCTCCTCAAGATGTCGACAGTTTGCCAACGCTGGCATCGCTTGGC GTTTGATGAGTCTCTGTGGCACAGCGTGGATCTGGAGGGGTTGACCCACGCGGGTCCGGCTCTGCAGCAGGTGCTGAAGACCGGAATCCGCATGCTGCGCTGCCCTCGCTCCTTCGTGGAAGAGCTGCATTTCACAGGCTCGAG CCCTCTGCAGATGGTTCTAATGGATCTGTCCAGCTCAATCATCCCCACCTCATCTCTGGAGAGCATCATCGGTCACTGCAGCTTGCTGGAGTGTCTGAGCCTGGAGGGTCTACAGCTCTCCGACAACATCATCAG CTCTGTGGCCAAAAACCCAAACCTGCTGCAGCTCAACCTGAGCGGCTGCTCCGGCTTCTCTGCTGACGCTCTGACTGACATGCTCCAATCCTGCAGCAG TATGGAGCAGTTGAACATATCATGGTGTGACTTCGACAATAATCATGTGAAGAGCGTTGTTAATAATGTGAGCTCCAGTGTTACTGACCTCAACCTCAGCGGATACAGAGAGAGCCTCATGCTGGACG ACGTGAAGGTGCTGGTGACGAGATGCCCCCATATTCAATCATTAGATTTAAG TGACAGCACTCTGTTGATGGCCGACAGCTTCCCTGTCCTTAAACAACTGAAGCATCTGCTGCATCTCAGCCTGAGTCGCTGCTACCACATCCACCTCGCTGCTCTCAC TGACTTGGGTAAGACGTTCCCCATGCTGAGCCTGCTGGACGTGTTCGGCATCGTGAATGGCAGCCACCTGTCCTCTCTGAAGAAGGAGATGCCTCGCGTCAGCATCAACTCCAGGCCGTTCTCCAGCATCGCCCGGCCCACGCCCGCCACCAGGCTCATCGGCTACTTCATGTGGAACAGGAAGTGTCGGCTGAGGTTCAAACTGTAA
- the nadk2 gene encoding NAD kinase 2, mitochondrial isoform X4 produces MTRRSVVNLLCLGTRAVSLLYGNPLRPLHTSLCTASSQPKAGFKPEKVAVVTKTTRYEFEQQRYLYAGLSEEDLKQLLAMKGSSYSGLLERHNIHTNNVEHVVKCLRTEGIEVRVVKRGEYDEEVVRWADAIISAGGDGTMLLVASKVLSKDKPVVGVNTDPERSEGHLCLPVRYTRAFPEALEKLCRGEFRWLWRQRIRVNLEGTGINPTPVDLHEQQLSLEQHSQAHRITTMDSQRTTGTLHESFSRPSLLPVRSLNEIFIGESLSSRASYYEISVDDGPWEKQKNSGLSICTGTGSKAWSYNINKLTEQAVEEVLKIGNSQTGLDIQLNRDVIEKVTDEYNESLVFSPDDRRLFYSIREPIVNRVFSSSRQRGFASKVSVRSRCWDACMVVDGGTSFEFNDGAIATISMSEEDQLRTVDLDN; encoded by the exons ATGACTCGCCGCTCAGTGGTGAACTTGCTCTGCCTTGGGACTCGAGCTGTCAGCCTGCTGTATGGAAACCCACTTCGCCCCCTCCACACTTCACTGTGCACCGCCTCATCGCAGCCAAAAGCTGGATTCAAACCGGAGAAAGTGGCCGTGGTTACAAAGACTACGAGATATGAGTTTGAACAGCAGCGGTATCTCTACGCAGGACTCTCTGAAGAGGACTTGAAACAGCTG CTTGCTATGAAGGGCTCCAGCTACAGCGGCCTGCTGGAAAGACACAACATCCACACTAACAATGTGGAACACGTTGTGAAATGCCTGAG GACAGAAGGCATTGAGGTACGAGTTGTGAAGAGAGGAGAATATGATGAAGAAGTAGTTCGATGGGCAGATGCCATTATCTCTGCTGGAG GTGATGGGACAATGCTACTTGTTGCCAGTAAGGTTTTAAGCAAGGACAAACCAGTTGTTGGAGTTAACACAGACCCTGAGAG GTCAGAAGGTCATCTGTGCCTGCCTGTGCGCTACACTCGGGCCTTCCCAGAGGCACTGGAGAAACTCTGTCGTGGTGAGTTCAG GTGGCTGTGGCGTCAGAGGATCCGTGTGAACTTGGAGGGCACAGGAATCAATCCCACCCCCGTTGACCTGCACGAACAGCAGCTGAGCCTGGAGCAGCACAGCCAAGCTCACCGCATCACCACCATGGACAGCCAGCGGA CGACGGGAACACTACATGAGAGCTTCTCCAGGCCGAGTCTCCTCCCCGTCAGAAGCCTGAATGAAATCTTCATCGGAGAATCTCTGTCCTCCAG GGCTTCCTACTATGAGATCTCTGTGGATGATGGCCCATGGGAAAAGCAGAAGAATTCAGGACTCAGCATTTGTACAGGAACAGGATCCAAAGCCTG GTCATATAACATCAACAAACTGACAGAACAAGCTGTGGAGGAGGTTCTAAAAATCG GAAACTCTCAAACAGGTCTTGATATCCAACTTAATCGTGACGTCATTGAAAAGG ttacTGACGAATACAACGAGTCTCTGGTGTTCAGTCCGGATGACAGACGGTTGTTCTACAGCATCAGGGAGCCCATCGTCAACCGAGTCTTCTCCAGCAGTCGGCAGAGAGGCTTCGCCAGCAA GGTGTCTGTCCGCTCGCGGTGTTGGGACGCCTGCATGGTGGTCGACGGCGGGACTTCATTTGAGTTCAACGACGGTGCCATCGCTACAATCAGCATGAGCGAGGAGGATCAGCTCCGGACAGTCGATCTGGATAACTGA
- the nadk2 gene encoding NAD kinase 2, mitochondrial isoform X3, whose product MTRRSVVNLLCLGTRAVSLLYGNPLRPLHTSLCTASSQPKAGFKPEKVAVVTKTTRYEFEQQRYLYAGLSEEDLKQLLAMKGSSYSGLLERHNIHTNNVEHVVKCLRTEGIEVRVVKRGEYDEEVVRWADAIISAGGDGTMLLVASKVLSKDKPVVGVNTDPERSEGHLCLPVRYTRAFPEALEKLCRGEFRWLWRQRIRVNLEGTGINPTPVDLHEQQLSLEQHSQAHRITTMDSQRSTTPAPTMSTGTLHESFSRPSLLPVRSLNEIFIGESLSSRASYYEISVDDGPWEKQKNSGLSICTGTGSKAWSYNINKLTEQAVEEVLKIGNSQTGLDIQLNRDVIEKVTDEYNESLVFSPDDRRLFYSIREPIVNRVFSSSRQRGFASKVSVRSRCWDACMVVDGGTSFEFNDGAIATISMSEEDQLRTVDLDN is encoded by the exons ATGACTCGCCGCTCAGTGGTGAACTTGCTCTGCCTTGGGACTCGAGCTGTCAGCCTGCTGTATGGAAACCCACTTCGCCCCCTCCACACTTCACTGTGCACCGCCTCATCGCAGCCAAAAGCTGGATTCAAACCGGAGAAAGTGGCCGTGGTTACAAAGACTACGAGATATGAGTTTGAACAGCAGCGGTATCTCTACGCAGGACTCTCTGAAGAGGACTTGAAACAGCTG CTTGCTATGAAGGGCTCCAGCTACAGCGGCCTGCTGGAAAGACACAACATCCACACTAACAATGTGGAACACGTTGTGAAATGCCTGAG GACAGAAGGCATTGAGGTACGAGTTGTGAAGAGAGGAGAATATGATGAAGAAGTAGTTCGATGGGCAGATGCCATTATCTCTGCTGGAG GTGATGGGACAATGCTACTTGTTGCCAGTAAGGTTTTAAGCAAGGACAAACCAGTTGTTGGAGTTAACACAGACCCTGAGAG GTCAGAAGGTCATCTGTGCCTGCCTGTGCGCTACACTCGGGCCTTCCCAGAGGCACTGGAGAAACTCTGTCGTGGTGAGTTCAG GTGGCTGTGGCGTCAGAGGATCCGTGTGAACTTGGAGGGCACAGGAATCAATCCCACCCCCGTTGACCTGCACGAACAGCAGCTGAGCCTGGAGCAGCACAGCCAAGCTCACCGCATCACCACCATGGACAGCCAGCGGAGTACGACGCCAGCACCCACCATGT CGACGGGAACACTACATGAGAGCTTCTCCAGGCCGAGTCTCCTCCCCGTCAGAAGCCTGAATGAAATCTTCATCGGAGAATCTCTGTCCTCCAG GGCTTCCTACTATGAGATCTCTGTGGATGATGGCCCATGGGAAAAGCAGAAGAATTCAGGACTCAGCATTTGTACAGGAACAGGATCCAAAGCCTG GTCATATAACATCAACAAACTGACAGAACAAGCTGTGGAGGAGGTTCTAAAAATCG GAAACTCTCAAACAGGTCTTGATATCCAACTTAATCGTGACGTCATTGAAAAGG ttacTGACGAATACAACGAGTCTCTGGTGTTCAGTCCGGATGACAGACGGTTGTTCTACAGCATCAGGGAGCCCATCGTCAACCGAGTCTTCTCCAGCAGTCGGCAGAGAGGCTTCGCCAGCAA GGTGTCTGTCCGCTCGCGGTGTTGGGACGCCTGCATGGTGGTCGACGGCGGGACTTCATTTGAGTTCAACGACGGTGCCATCGCTACAATCAGCATGAGCGAGGAGGATCAGCTCCGGACAGTCGATCTGGATAACTGA
- the skp2 gene encoding S-phase kinase-associated protein 2 isoform X2 yields the protein MPKHSMPLQDLPCLSLQGSMLSQSSKRINKRKSRGSLLSEGLDIECTPTELIQQWSPRHKHQRLLSKGKENDDGNQFVLARRSRRKKEATSCISWDHLPDELLLRILFYIPLQDLLKMSTVCQRWHRLAFDESLWHSVDLEGLTHAGPALQQVLKTGIRMLRCPRSFVEELHFTGSSPLQMVLMDLSSSIIPTSSLESIIGHCSLLECLSLEGLQLSDNIISSVAKNPNLLQLNLSGCSGFSADALTDMLQSCSSMEQLNISWCDFDNNHVKSVVNNVSSSVTDLNLSGYRESLMLDDVKVLVTRCPHIQSLDLSDSTLLMADSFPVLKQLKHLLHLSLSRCYHIHLAALTDLGKTFPMLSLLDVFGIVNGSHLSSLKKEMPRVSINSRPFSSIARPTPATRLIGYFMWNRKCRLRFKL from the exons ATGCCGAAACACAG CATGCCACTGCAGGATCTGCCCTGCCTCAGTCTGCAGGGCTCCATGTTGTCTCAGTCCTCCAAGAGGATCAACAAACGCAAGTCCAGAGGCAGCCTCCTCAGTGAAGGTCTAGACATTGAATGCACCCCAACAGAGCTCATCCAGCAGTGGTCACCACGACACAAGCACCAGCGGCTCCTCAGCAAGGGGAAAGAGAATGATGACGGCAACCAGTTTGTCCTAGCCAGGAGATCAAGGAGGAAAAAAGAAGCCACGTCGT GTATTTCATGGGACCACCTACCTGACGAGCTGCTTCTCAGGATCCTCTTCTATATCCCTCTGCAGGACCTCCTCAAGATGTCGACAGTTTGCCAACGCTGGCATCGCTTGGC GTTTGATGAGTCTCTGTGGCACAGCGTGGATCTGGAGGGGTTGACCCACGCGGGTCCGGCTCTGCAGCAGGTGCTGAAGACCGGAATCCGCATGCTGCGCTGCCCTCGCTCCTTCGTGGAAGAGCTGCATTTCACAGGCTCGAG CCCTCTGCAGATGGTTCTAATGGATCTGTCCAGCTCAATCATCCCCACCTCATCTCTGGAGAGCATCATCGGTCACTGCAGCTTGCTGGAGTGTCTGAGCCTGGAGGGTCTACAGCTCTCCGACAACATCATCAG CTCTGTGGCCAAAAACCCAAACCTGCTGCAGCTCAACCTGAGCGGCTGCTCCGGCTTCTCTGCTGACGCTCTGACTGACATGCTCCAATCCTGCAGCAG TATGGAGCAGTTGAACATATCATGGTGTGACTTCGACAATAATCATGTGAAGAGCGTTGTTAATAATGTGAGCTCCAGTGTTACTGACCTCAACCTCAGCGGATACAGAGAGAGCCTCATGCTGGACG ACGTGAAGGTGCTGGTGACGAGATGCCCCCATATTCAATCATTAGATTTAAG TGACAGCACTCTGTTGATGGCCGACAGCTTCCCTGTCCTTAAACAACTGAAGCATCTGCTGCATCTCAGCCTGAGTCGCTGCTACCACATCCACCTCGCTGCTCTCAC TGACTTGGGTAAGACGTTCCCCATGCTGAGCCTGCTGGACGTGTTCGGCATCGTGAATGGCAGCCACCTGTCCTCTCTGAAGAAGGAGATGCCTCGCGTCAGCATCAACTCCAGGCCGTTCTCCAGCATCGCCCGGCCCACGCCCGCCACCAGGCTCATCGGCTACTTCATGTGGAACAGGAAGTGTCGGCTGAGGTTCAAACTGTAA
- the nadk2 gene encoding NAD kinase 2, mitochondrial isoform X2: MTRRSVVNLLCLGTRAVSLLYGNPLRPLHTSLCTASSQPKAGFKPEKVAVVTKTTRYEFEQQRYLYAGLSEEDLKQLLAMKGSSYSGLLERHNIHTNNVEHVVKCLRTEGIEVRVVKRGEYDEEVVRWADAIISAGGDGTMLLVASKVLSKDKPVVGVNTDPERSEGHLCLPVRYTRAFPEALEKLCRGEFRWLWRQRIRVNLEGTGINPTPVDLHEQQLSLEQHSQAHRITTMDSQRTTGTLHESFSRPSLLPVRSLNEIFIGESLSSRGKLNSFTPHVNLLLHRASYYEISVDDGPWEKQKNSGLSICTGTGSKAWSYNINKLTEQAVEEVLKIGNSQTGLDIQLNRDVIEKVTDEYNESLVFSPDDRRLFYSIREPIVNRVFSSSRQRGFASKVSVRSRCWDACMVVDGGTSFEFNDGAIATISMSEEDQLRTVDLDN; encoded by the exons ATGACTCGCCGCTCAGTGGTGAACTTGCTCTGCCTTGGGACTCGAGCTGTCAGCCTGCTGTATGGAAACCCACTTCGCCCCCTCCACACTTCACTGTGCACCGCCTCATCGCAGCCAAAAGCTGGATTCAAACCGGAGAAAGTGGCCGTGGTTACAAAGACTACGAGATATGAGTTTGAACAGCAGCGGTATCTCTACGCAGGACTCTCTGAAGAGGACTTGAAACAGCTG CTTGCTATGAAGGGCTCCAGCTACAGCGGCCTGCTGGAAAGACACAACATCCACACTAACAATGTGGAACACGTTGTGAAATGCCTGAG GACAGAAGGCATTGAGGTACGAGTTGTGAAGAGAGGAGAATATGATGAAGAAGTAGTTCGATGGGCAGATGCCATTATCTCTGCTGGAG GTGATGGGACAATGCTACTTGTTGCCAGTAAGGTTTTAAGCAAGGACAAACCAGTTGTTGGAGTTAACACAGACCCTGAGAG GTCAGAAGGTCATCTGTGCCTGCCTGTGCGCTACACTCGGGCCTTCCCAGAGGCACTGGAGAAACTCTGTCGTGGTGAGTTCAG GTGGCTGTGGCGTCAGAGGATCCGTGTGAACTTGGAGGGCACAGGAATCAATCCCACCCCCGTTGACCTGCACGAACAGCAGCTGAGCCTGGAGCAGCACAGCCAAGCTCACCGCATCACCACCATGGACAGCCAGCGGA CGACGGGAACACTACATGAGAGCTTCTCCAGGCCGAGTCTCCTCCCCGTCAGAAGCCTGAATGAAATCTTCATCGGAGAATCTCTGTCCTCCAG GGGGAAGTTAAACTCCTTCACACCCCATGTTAACCTCTTGCTCCACAGGGCTTCCTACTATGAGATCTCTGTGGATGATGGCCCATGGGAAAAGCAGAAGAATTCAGGACTCAGCATTTGTACAGGAACAGGATCCAAAGCCTG GTCATATAACATCAACAAACTGACAGAACAAGCTGTGGAGGAGGTTCTAAAAATCG GAAACTCTCAAACAGGTCTTGATATCCAACTTAATCGTGACGTCATTGAAAAGG ttacTGACGAATACAACGAGTCTCTGGTGTTCAGTCCGGATGACAGACGGTTGTTCTACAGCATCAGGGAGCCCATCGTCAACCGAGTCTTCTCCAGCAGTCGGCAGAGAGGCTTCGCCAGCAA GGTGTCTGTCCGCTCGCGGTGTTGGGACGCCTGCATGGTGGTCGACGGCGGGACTTCATTTGAGTTCAACGACGGTGCCATCGCTACAATCAGCATGAGCGAGGAGGATCAGCTCCGGACAGTCGATCTGGATAACTGA